In one Culex quinquefasciatus strain JHB chromosome 2, VPISU_Cqui_1.0_pri_paternal, whole genome shotgun sequence genomic region, the following are encoded:
- the LOC119767307 gene encoding LOW QUALITY PROTEIN: uncharacterized protein LOC119767307 (The sequence of the model RefSeq protein was modified relative to this genomic sequence to represent the inferred CDS: inserted 1 base in 1 codon) has protein sequence MRTTLTVLKSRLPQIEKAVPFQEMLPLQLKGSVSGKTDKTSDVACLQEMAVMFSCLKANEFNESLCPKEVTTFKXCYKGYIDKKATKKETSSKGILVPGKDLNYKQLNKVLKQYPNQSQGK, from the exons ATGCGAACGACGCTGACGGTGCTGAAATCGCGCCTCCCCCAGATCGAAAAGGCCGTCCCGTTCCAGGAGATGCTGCCCCTGCAGCTAAAGGGCTCCGTAAGCGGTAAAACGGACAAAACCAGCGATGTGGCCTGCCTGCAGGAGATGGCCGTCATGTTCTCGTGCCTGAAGGCGAACGAATTCAACGAGAGTCTCTGCCCAAAGGAGGTGACGACgttca aatgttacaaagGCTACATCGACAAGAAAGCCACGAAAAAGGAAACCTCCAGCAAGGGCATTCTCGTGCCCGGCAAGGACCTGAACTACAAACAGTTGAACAAGGTGCTGAAGCAATATCCCAATCAGAGTCAGGGAAAGTAg